ACATGGAATCTTGAGAACCATTAAAAATAATATTATTTTCGAATAATAGGTGTTTGGCGTCAACAGACTCATCTTCAAATAATTTTTGTAAGGGAAGTAAGTCAGAAATATCAGAGACAATTCCATCAATACGATAGGTATCATTTATTGGATTGTGGATTAATCTACCTCGGCATTCAATATACTTAATTCGATTGTCCATAGTTAAAATTCTAATTCGAAGGCGAAATTTCTTATCTTTACGAATCGATTTTAGTGCGTGTTTGATTAAATTTCGATCCTCCTTATAAATAAAATTTTGCCACGATTGTTTGTTTTTTAAAAAAAACTCACTATCATAACCCGTGAGTGTCTTTACAGAAGGACTTGTATAAAGAATTTCTAATTTTGGATATCCTATCGAAAACACAATATCCTCAAAATCTGACAGAATTTGGATTTCGAGGGATGGGTGAGTTGCCATACTTTCCATAGGACGAAAAAAAATTCGGGAAAGATAGTGTTTTTACGATCTCTACTCTTGTTTTTGGATGAGAAAAGGTAAAGCAAGTGACGGGGCAAATTTTGGATAACTCATACCTAACAAATTCCCATCACTGAGTACTCGAAATTCATCCACAATGTAAGGCCAGGGGAATGGAGCCTCATTCGTATAACGCAAAAATAAAGAAGTTTGGCCATCAATTGGTGATTTTTCCAAAGATACTACCATTGTATATTTTTCTTGGAATGTTTTGTCGCCAGATTTTAAAAACAAGTTTGTTGCTGTTTCATTCCCTCGAAACGACTTTCCCCACCAATTTCGAAAATGCAAATATTGTAGTCCAGTTTTGGAAGTCCATTGAAACCATTTTGGACCTAACCATTGGATTTGAAAGTTTCCAGTTGGTATTACAGTTGGAGCATTTAAAGTTAAATATTGTTTTTTATAAGCAAACAGTGACATCACCAGTAATCCAACGAAATAATTTCTAAAGCATAGCGAATTTCAGGATAGTAAAAAAAAAAATTGGAAAGATATTGTCTTTCATTCAGGAAAGACTTGGCAATTCTAACCAACAATCGTAGAACAGAGAACATTCGGTTTTTGGAGATTGTATGCGTAAATTATTGCTTTGGGTTTCGATGTTGTTTTTCCTCGTTTCTTGCCAATCTATTGGTGGAGTTTTTAAATCGATCAAACGCACAATTTTCCCAAGTAGTTGTCGTTTGGAAGTAAAATTAGATACAACGGATTTAAAGTATTTAGATAATTTATGGGATTATAAAATCTTTGTTTCGGAAGACACTGAATTTTCGGAGTTAGTAGAAGCGGTTACCATTTCTCCGAAGCCATCCATTGAACCAAGTTTTGGATCTTCTTACATTAGCCGTGAATTTTCCTTGGACCATTGGAATTTCGATGAAAATGTTGAATACCAAATCACAGTTTCTAAATTTTATGCAACTAACGATTGTTTTCTGGAAAATCCTGTTAGTTTTACTTTGCCGAAGATGATTCGGCGACCATCATTTTCCTTATTCAATGAAAATATATTTGAATCGAACTTAAACAAAGTGTTGCCAATTGCTATCGCAAATGTACCTGAATTTGAAGTTAGGTCGGCAAATATTACCGTTCCAATTTTAGTCAATGCGATTGCAAGTTTAGGAAATGGTTATTATAGTTATGATAAAGAATTAAATTGGAAAACTTCAACATGGAAATCAGGCGAAAAAGTTAATTCATTCAGAAACCAAGGGATGGACATTGATTCTTATTTTGGGTCCAAACCAAATAGTAAAGGTTGGCTTGCTTTAGAATTAGGTGCTACTGTCGTTGATGAAAGCAATGATGAACGTTACAAAACAGAAAGTATCTTTTTACAATCAACAAATTTGGGTATTACCACAAAGGAAGATCCCGATAAATTGCATGTTTGGATCCATACTTTGTCCAATGCAGTTCCTGTACCAAATACAAATATCAGTTTATATGTCAAAGGGAGTTTAAAAGGAAATTGTAAAACAGACCAAGATGGTTATTGTACGGTTCCTTCCATTGCAAACAATAAACTTATGGAATATTCTGTATTGATTGCAGAAGAACCAACAGGAGACAAAGCATTTCTACATTTTAACCAAACACATATTGATGGTTATTCCGAATACCATTCTGATGATCACATCAAAGGAAAAATTTATTTTGACCGAAAATTATACCGTCCCGGTGATCGAGTAGAAATCAAAGCTTATCTGACTGACCGGAAAAATGGAACATTAATACCTTATGCTTCCAAATCCGTGCTTGTAAAAATCAGAGATTCACGAGGTAAGGAAGTTTTAAATCAGAATACAACAACTACTTCACAAGGAGGTGTTGTTTCGAGTTATCTTGTTTCAGATGATGCAGGTTTAGGGCATTATTCGGTATCCATCTCTATCCACGGTGATAATCATTCCGTCACATATGATACCTTCCAAGTAGAAGAGTTTCGGCCAGTGAATTTTATGGTAAATGTTTCACTCGCGAAACTTGCCAAAAAAAATGAGAATATTAAAGGAACAGTGGAAGGTAAATACATGTTTGGTGCTCCTATGGCAGGTGCCAAAGTTAGTTATTCCGTGTTAAAACGAAATCGTTATGTTTCCTTTGAACAATTTCCAAGTTTCGATTTCTCTGAAACATGGTATGACTATGAAGATGAATATAATGATGGAAATTCAGATTATGTAACTGGATCAGAAGGAGTATTAGACAACCAAGGAAATTATAAACTTGATATTCCAATCAAATCTTTAACTCGTAAATTTGTTACCGATGGAGAAGAAATCGAAATTGCAGATCCTTTTCACTTGGTTGTAGAATCATCTGTTTTTGATGTAGATGGAAAAACAGTTACAAAATCAGCTAATATTCCATACCAACCTTCCGAAACATATGTTGGTTTAAAATGTAATGATCGTTACCAGTCGTTAGACAAACCTTTTCAGTTTACAACAATTGCAGTCGATGCCAAGGGAAAAGCCGTACCTGGGGAAGATTTAAAAGCTTACATCATTTATAATGATTGGACTTCTGTTTTGTCTCAAGGAATTGGGAAATATTTTTTCAGAAGTAACCAGCTAACAAAAAAAGTCGTAGAGGTGAAAAAATTCACTTCGAAATCAGAAGGAGTTAGCTTTGATTACCGAACAAAAGATCCTGGTAGTTATACAATTTTAGTGTTAAACAAAGACAAAGTTTTTTCAAGAGTCGACTTTTATGCATATCAAAAGGAATCTTATTACACTTGGGACTTTCGAGGGGATGATTCGATTGAATTACGTTCTGATAAAAATGAATATAAAATAGGAGACAAAGCAAAAATATTAATCAAATCTCCACTTCAAAATGCTCGTGTGATTATCACAGTCGAAAGAGATTCCATTTATTTTAAAAAATCATTTTTAATGAAGGGGAATAGTGCCCCAATCGAAATTCCAATTGAAGATATTTACCTACCCAATGTCGAAGTAAATGTCGTATTACTTTCTGGAAGGTTGAGTCCTCCAGAAGGGTTATCTGGTGAAGATATAAAAGAATTCAACGAACAAGACTTAGGTGCTCCTAAGGCAAAGACTGGTTCCATCACATTAAAAGTAGATTTGGGAACCAAAAATGCGCCTGTCACAGTTAATACGGATAAATCAGAATACCAACCAAGAGAACAAGTCAAGTTGGCAATCAAAACAATTCCTGGTGCAGAATTAACAATT
The sequence above is a segment of the Leptospira levettii genome. Coding sequences within it:
- a CDS encoding alpha-2-macroglobulin family protein, whose protein sequence is MRKLLLWVSMLFFLVSCQSIGGVFKSIKRTIFPSSCRLEVKLDTTDLKYLDNLWDYKIFVSEDTEFSELVEAVTISPKPSIEPSFGSSYISREFSLDHWNFDENVEYQITVSKFYATNDCFLENPVSFTLPKMIRRPSFSLFNENIFESNLNKVLPIAIANVPEFEVRSANITVPILVNAIASLGNGYYSYDKELNWKTSTWKSGEKVNSFRNQGMDIDSYFGSKPNSKGWLALELGATVVDESNDERYKTESIFLQSTNLGITTKEDPDKLHVWIHTLSNAVPVPNTNISLYVKGSLKGNCKTDQDGYCTVPSIANNKLMEYSVLIAEEPTGDKAFLHFNQTHIDGYSEYHSDDHIKGKIYFDRKLYRPGDRVEIKAYLTDRKNGTLIPYASKSVLVKIRDSRGKEVLNQNTTTTSQGGVVSSYLVSDDAGLGHYSVSISIHGDNHSVTYDTFQVEEFRPVNFMVNVSLAKLAKKNENIKGTVEGKYMFGAPMAGAKVSYSVLKRNRYVSFEQFPSFDFSETWYDYEDEYNDGNSDYVTGSEGVLDNQGNYKLDIPIKSLTRKFVTDGEEIEIADPFHLVVESSVFDVDGKTVTKSANIPYQPSETYVGLKCNDRYQSLDKPFQFTTIAVDAKGKAVPGEDLKAYIIYNDWTSVLSQGIGKYFFRSNQLTKKVVEVKKFTSKSEGVSFDYRTKDPGSYTILVLNKDKVFSRVDFYAYQKESYYTWDFRGDDSIELRSDKNEYKIGDKAKILIKSPLQNARVIITVERDSIYFKKSFLMKGNSAPIEIPIEDIYLPNVEVNVVLLSGRLSPPEGLSGEDIKEFNEQDLGAPKAKTGSITLKVDLGTKNAPVTVNTDKSEYQPREQVKLAIKTIPGAELTISVADRGVLDLVGYSFQSPIQIFYQYWYNVIKTFELRSMIIKHYLYANKGDSPGGDYGEDSGGGFSADSESGARKDFRLTAYWNPVVIADQNGEANLNFTLPDNLTTFRVMVASASNGKYGVTNSEFLVKKNLVLQKSVARFIRVGDSLELGGSITNNTKVNGKFKYKIESKFLNEEKKWIPIELNAGQTKEVLKTFQISESQFIKLKQNKPNEDIQLSYQISVEPENDGTFLSFKKSDVSDSLLVTLPIKEFDPVTSVQFTGYTDSEFKTSIPFPKKDSILLNKGSLDIRISGTALTALKSAFDFYESNPYFCMEQRTSAYLLSLSSGELLKEFQYKAPSKDSYDFNQIEKLFLDEMSEFQTYNGGFKLWKSYGRSGYPYLTAYVISVMQLGKEKGKRTNLNAYQAGIKFLESYIKSPTETSIDSYQTLSLIYSVFVKEKKDVSSLEKTIIDHFEELNPKSRGIFLTAYADFHKIDSYLSDPTFKKLYEDFVSYIEYDKELFIVKPMKKNPDEYFYYSYYNTSSVLGNYLRLLLRVDSKNPRMVQLVNAIMMDRNRSFWTDSHSVGTIALALSEYRNRFEATKSETEGEVVFGEKTIIDESFSPTSDSIFKEEISFDRLFDGNSVSTKPISFKRTSSEGRLYFQTRLMYVPVKETTQEKFNGLEIKKTIYRIDGRDSDGNPILKEVSNLQRGSTYLIKLKVLSKKDQAFVIVIDPIPSHTEIVNTSFLTEKSSDAEDADVTESSYGQYTEYRDDRVIFSDDFLRKGETEYKYILRPVAKGNSILPASKTFLMYHPQFYGNTSSLRVKVE